The Streptomyces sp. NBC_01775 genome includes a region encoding these proteins:
- a CDS encoding class I SAM-dependent DNA methyltransferase encodes MSSSAGYGEGGTSGACGAYAGFDRSTIDRSGQSEAFDAIGDRYDEAFPHKEGQVAAAAWLGGQLSAGSRVLDVGCGTGLPTARQLTDDGHRVVGIDLSPAMLKLCRDNVPEGECHRLDLADLESAGLGPFDGAVAFFSLLMLPRTEIPCALKMLHGQIRGEGPLVLGMVEADVNDFSIPFLGNTIRVSGYLRDDLRRVVQDAGFEVVGEDAYAYAPASTDVPPEIQLFLQCRRRPSTTST; translated from the coding sequence GTGAGCAGCTCTGCCGGATACGGGGAGGGCGGGACATCCGGGGCATGCGGGGCCTACGCGGGTTTCGACCGCTCGACGATCGACAGGTCCGGTCAGTCCGAAGCGTTCGACGCCATCGGGGACCGCTACGACGAGGCGTTTCCGCACAAGGAGGGCCAGGTCGCGGCTGCCGCCTGGCTCGGCGGCCAACTGTCCGCCGGATCCCGGGTGCTCGACGTAGGCTGCGGTACGGGGCTGCCGACCGCGCGCCAGCTGACGGATGACGGGCACCGGGTCGTCGGCATCGACCTGTCCCCCGCCATGCTGAAACTGTGCCGCGACAACGTCCCGGAGGGCGAGTGCCACCGGCTGGACCTGGCCGACCTCGAATCGGCCGGACTGGGCCCGTTCGACGGCGCCGTGGCCTTCTTCTCGCTGCTGATGCTGCCGCGCACGGAGATCCCCTGCGCACTCAAGATGCTGCACGGACAGATCCGGGGGGAGGGCCCTTTGGTCCTGGGGATGGTGGAAGCGGACGTGAACGATTTCTCCATTCCGTTCTTGGGCAACACGATCCGGGTATCCGGCTATCTGCGGGACGATTTGCGACGCGTGGTCCAGGACGCGGGATTCGAGGTCGTCGGAGAGGACGCGTACGCGTACGCTCCTGCCAGCACGGACGTACCCCCCGAGATCCAGCTCTTCCTACAGTGCCGACGACGCCCCTCGACCACGAGCACCTAG
- a CDS encoding LysR substrate-binding domain-containing protein, with protein sequence MPVPVQAVQAPLAPRVRQPSLSQLRAFAAVAEHLHFREAAGSIGMSQPALSGAVAALEETLGVQLLERTTRKVLLSPAGERMAIRARAVLRAVGELLEEAEAAQAPFTGVLRLGVIPTVAPYLLPTVLGLVHERYPDLDLQVHEEQTSSLLEGLGQGRLDLLLCAVPLGAPWVSEVPLFDEDFMLVTPRDHPCAGRRDLPRSSLRELDLLLLDEGHCLRDQALDICREAGRTEGATVTTSAAGLSTLVQLVAGGMGVTLLPRTAVRVEAGHNEALRTADFAAPAPSRRIALAMREGAAREEEFRAFGDALRAAMRTLPVRPALP encoded by the coding sequence GTGCCGGTACCCGTCCAGGCCGTTCAGGCCCCCCTCGCCCCCCGCGTCCGTCAGCCCAGCCTTTCCCAGCTCCGCGCCTTCGCCGCCGTCGCCGAGCATCTGCACTTCCGGGAGGCGGCCGGTTCCATAGGCATGAGCCAGCCCGCCCTCTCGGGCGCGGTGGCCGCACTGGAGGAGACTCTGGGGGTGCAGCTGCTGGAGCGGACCACGCGGAAGGTGCTGCTCTCGCCCGCCGGGGAGCGCATGGCCATACGGGCGCGCGCCGTGCTGCGCGCGGTCGGTGAGCTGCTGGAGGAGGCGGAGGCGGCACAGGCACCCTTCACGGGCGTACTGCGGCTGGGAGTGATCCCCACGGTCGCGCCCTACCTGCTGCCGACCGTGCTCGGCCTCGTCCACGAGCGCTACCCCGACCTGGATCTCCAGGTACACGAGGAGCAGACGTCCTCGCTGCTGGAGGGGCTGGGACAGGGCCGGCTGGACCTGCTGCTGTGCGCCGTACCCCTGGGGGCGCCCTGGGTGAGCGAGGTGCCGCTCTTCGACGAGGACTTCATGCTGGTCACGCCGCGTGACCACCCCTGCGCCGGGCGCCGGGACCTGCCGCGCTCCTCGCTGCGCGAGCTGGATCTGCTGCTGCTGGACGAGGGCCACTGTCTGCGCGACCAGGCGCTCGACATCTGCCGGGAGGCCGGTCGCACGGAGGGCGCCACCGTGACGACGAGCGCGGCGGGGCTCTCGACGCTGGTGCAGCTCGTGGCCGGGGGCATGGGCGTGACGCTGCTGCCGCGCACCGCCGTACGCGTGGAGGCCGGGCACAACGAGGCCCTGCGCACGGCGGACTTCGCCGCTCCGGCCCCCTCGCGGCGGATCGCGCTGGCGATGCGCGAGGGCGCGGCGCGCGAGGAGGAGTTCCGCGCCTTCGGGGACGCGCTGCGGGCCGCGATGCGGACCCTGCCGGTGCGGCCCGCACTCCCCTGA
- a CDS encoding peroxiredoxin: protein MLTVGDKFPEFDLTACVSLEKGSEFEQINHKTYEGKWKVVFAWPKDFTFVCPTEIAAFGKLNEEFADRDTQILGFSGDSEFVHHAWRKDHPDLTGLPFPMMADSKHELMRELGIEGEDGFAQRAVFIVDQNNEIQFTMVTAGSVGRNPKEVLRVLDALQTDELCPCNWTQGEDTLDPVALLAGE, encoded by the coding sequence GTGCTCACCGTCGGTGACAAGTTCCCCGAGTTCGATCTGACCGCCTGCGTCTCCCTGGAGAAGGGCAGCGAGTTCGAGCAGATCAACCACAAGACCTACGAGGGCAAGTGGAAGGTCGTCTTCGCTTGGCCCAAGGACTTCACGTTCGTCTGCCCGACCGAGATCGCGGCCTTCGGCAAGCTGAACGAGGAGTTCGCCGACCGTGACACGCAGATCCTCGGCTTCTCCGGCGACTCCGAGTTCGTGCACCACGCCTGGCGCAAGGACCACCCGGACCTGACCGGCCTGCCCTTCCCGATGATGGCCGACTCCAAGCACGAGCTGATGCGCGAGCTGGGCATCGAGGGCGAGGACGGCTTCGCGCAGCGCGCCGTCTTCATCGTGGACCAGAACAACGAGATCCAGTTCACCATGGTGACCGCCGGCTCCGTCGGCCGGAACCCCAAGGAGGTCCTCCGGGTCCTCGACGCGCTCCAGACCGACGAGCTGTGCCCCTGCAACTGGACCCAGGGCGAGGACACCCTCGACCCGGTCGCGCTGCTGGCCGGTGAGTGA
- a CDS encoding SpoIIE family protein phosphatase gives MPAPRPPRPAAEAAARRRPAPGASGAVDTPDTSGASGPGGPRAAGRRAAAGGSGGPAGASGRSGASGASGAADTEAPGTGGVGGVNSTDETGPERAHPGEGERGRHPDGSPAPAGQNAVPESEPAGGHPHEEPHVEPAPGSSPVASTPVSVPAPAAPPGSSERSERERRGGDRLRFVGAATRRVARGVDLDETVLGLCRASVPAYSDAILVYLRDPLPVGDERPTGPMVLRLRRSDRIPDDPLAAQALQAAQNAQHPSLSDAGVPLGTVPALPLVGRPGPTDAPGTGDPATAGPGAGTTAAELAEVRPGGPLAEVLRGVRPVFTDSPSASAALPELLGPGRDVPPGHRAILAPLRGRRRVIGAAVFLRRPDRPAFEPDDLLIAAQLATHTALGVDKAVLYGREAYIADELQRTMLPDELPQPTGVQLASRYLPAAETARVGGDWYDAIPLPGSRVALVVGDVMGHSMTSAAIMGQLRTTAQTLAGLDLPPQEVLHHLDEQAQRLGSDRMATCLYAVYDPVAHRIVVANAGHPPPVMLHRSGRAEVLRIPAGAPIGVGGVDFEAVELDAPAGATLLLYTDGLVESRQRDVWTGIEHLREKLAATARLTRPGAAAPLEPLCDEVLDILGPGDRDDDIALLAARFDGIAPSDVAYWFLDPRAQTAGQARRLARRALARWGLEELTEPVELLVSEVVTNAVRYAERPITLRLLRTDTLRCEVGDDVPQLPRLRQARATDEGGRGLYLVNRLARRWGATRLSTGKVVWFELALP, from the coding sequence ATCCCCGCCCCCCGTCCACCGCGACCCGCGGCCGAGGCGGCGGCCCGGCGCAGGCCGGCGCCCGGAGCGTCGGGGGCCGTTGATACCCCGGACACGTCCGGCGCGAGCGGCCCCGGCGGGCCACGCGCGGCGGGCCGGCGGGCCGCGGCCGGCGGATCCGGCGGTCCGGCGGGGGCGAGCGGTAGGAGTGGTGCAAGCGGTGCTTCAGGGGCGGCGGATACCGAGGCCCCCGGGACAGGCGGTGTCGGCGGAGTGAACAGCACGGACGAAACAGGACCGGAACGCGCCCACCCGGGCGAAGGCGAGCGGGGGCGCCACCCCGACGGCTCCCCGGCCCCGGCCGGGCAGAACGCCGTGCCGGAGAGCGAGCCGGCCGGCGGGCACCCGCACGAGGAACCCCACGTCGAACCGGCCCCCGGCTCTTCGCCGGTGGCCTCAACCCCCGTGTCCGTTCCCGCACCGGCGGCGCCCCCCGGCAGCAGCGAGCGCTCCGAACGGGAGCGCAGGGGCGGCGACCGGCTGCGCTTCGTGGGCGCGGCAACGCGCCGCGTGGCACGCGGTGTCGACCTGGACGAGACGGTGCTCGGGCTGTGCCGCGCCAGCGTGCCCGCCTACTCGGACGCCATCCTCGTCTATCTGCGCGACCCGCTGCCGGTCGGCGACGAGCGGCCCACCGGGCCCATGGTCCTCCGGCTGCGGCGCAGTGACCGTATTCCCGACGACCCGCTGGCCGCACAGGCGTTGCAAGCCGCCCAGAACGCACAGCACCCCAGCCTGTCCGACGCGGGTGTCCCGCTCGGCACCGTGCCCGCGCTGCCGCTGGTCGGGCGGCCGGGGCCGACGGACGCTCCCGGCACCGGTGACCCGGCCACGGCGGGCCCGGGTGCGGGCACCACCGCCGCTGAGCTGGCCGAGGTGCGCCCCGGCGGCCCGCTCGCCGAAGTACTGCGCGGCGTACGCCCGGTGTTCACCGACTCCCCGTCGGCCAGCGCCGCGCTGCCCGAACTCCTCGGCCCCGGCCGGGATGTGCCGCCCGGTCACCGGGCCATCCTCGCGCCGCTGCGCGGGCGCCGCCGGGTGATCGGCGCCGCCGTCTTCCTGCGCCGTCCCGACCGTCCGGCCTTCGAGCCCGACGACCTGCTCATCGCGGCGCAGCTGGCCACCCACACCGCGCTCGGCGTCGACAAGGCGGTGCTCTACGGGCGCGAGGCGTACATCGCCGACGAGTTGCAGCGCACGATGCTCCCCGACGAGCTGCCGCAGCCCACCGGGGTCCAGCTCGCCAGCCGCTATCTGCCGGCCGCCGAGACCGCGCGCGTGGGCGGCGACTGGTACGACGCGATCCCGCTGCCCGGCAGCCGGGTCGCGCTGGTCGTCGGCGATGTGATGGGCCACTCCATGACCTCCGCCGCGATCATGGGACAGCTCCGCACGACGGCCCAGACGCTGGCCGGGCTCGACCTGCCGCCCCAAGAGGTGCTGCACCATCTGGACGAGCAGGCCCAGCGGCTCGGCAGCGACCGCATGGCCACCTGCCTCTACGCCGTCTACGACCCGGTGGCGCACCGCATCGTCGTCGCCAACGCGGGCCATCCGCCGCCCGTCATGCTCCACCGCAGCGGGCGCGCCGAGGTGCTGCGGATACCGGCAGGCGCCCCGATCGGCGTCGGCGGCGTCGACTTCGAGGCCGTCGAGCTGGACGCGCCGGCCGGTGCGACGCTGCTCCTCTACACCGACGGCCTGGTGGAGTCCCGCCAGCGCGACGTGTGGACCGGCATCGAGCACCTGCGCGAGAAGCTGGCGGCGACAGCGCGGCTCACCCGCCCCGGCGCGGCGGCACCGCTGGAGCCGCTGTGCGACGAGGTCCTGGACATCCTGGGCCCCGGCGACCGGGACGACGACATCGCGCTGCTGGCGGCGCGGTTCGACGGGATCGCGCCGAGCGATGTGGCGTACTGGTTCCTGGATCCGCGCGCGCAGACCGCCGGGCAGGCCCGTCGGCTGGCGCGGCGCGCCCTGGCCCGCTGGGGCCTGGAGGAGCTGACCGAGCCGGTCGAGCTGCTGGTCAGCGAGGTCGTCACCAACGCCGTGCGGTACGCGGAACGCCCCATCACGCTGCGGCTGTTGCGGACCGACACGCTGCGGTGCGAGGTCGGCGACGATGTGCCGCAGCTGCCGCGGCTGCGGCAGGCGCGGGCGACGGACGAGGGCGGGCGCGGCCTCTACCTCGTCAACCGCCTCGCCCGCCGCTGGGGCGCGACCCGTCTGTCGACGGGCAAGGTGGTGTGGTTCGAGCTCGCCCTTCCGTAG
- a CDS encoding NACHT domain-containing protein — protein MDGGGTRGSPRWENRITGGTFGTVVQAERVDAVHIHVHEEAAELPQPASRLFALAGLLACFGAVLWAVPPAPLGGAALGERLPGLAVLGAAVLAGSAGVGRVLERRRGARPRAPLPAHRLDRAAEGLAAALARQYGKEDQLALSPVSTPTPIPVRWQAADPLVADHEPNVLGHPAGGHPAGGSHPAVDGHPADGGHPPDGRHPANSGDSSGSLDAEGEFAGTAAFFASLPRQRLVLLGAPGAGKTVLAYRLARTLLEARGPASAAPVPVVLPLASWNPGGDQGLWQWAAERLCAEHPVPLPTPKAALDLIESGRVLPVLDGFDELPHSAQAGALRQLRASLAEHARCVLTSRSAEYTQAVDGATLPLPGAVAIELCPLTTDDLWRYLPRTSRRTSRSDPTHTKWSPVLERLADPDDTARETRVLRRVLSTPLMVALARVAYSETDADPAELFGAGRFTTRQAIECDMGLEEPDTVIAYECENVTGGDLTRLRQSDPTLAAGPRLRLHAAQLDCGRTCSPGETRAFLESRPGPSRLPWREDDGDEAFYAVRRTGGTYELSLWGRFRTVSGGTSQLWVSARVAPRNAALAQKIVNSAYTQIGGE, from the coding sequence GTGGACGGGGGCGGGACGCGTGGCTCTCCCCGTTGGGAGAACCGGATCACCGGAGGCACGTTCGGCACCGTCGTACAGGCGGAACGCGTCGACGCCGTCCACATCCACGTGCACGAGGAAGCGGCCGAGCTTCCCCAGCCGGCCTCCCGTCTCTTCGCGCTCGCGGGGCTGTTGGCCTGCTTCGGCGCCGTGCTGTGGGCCGTCCCGCCCGCGCCGTTGGGCGGAGCTGCCCTCGGCGAGCGGCTGCCGGGGCTGGCCGTGCTGGGGGCGGCGGTGCTGGCGGGCTCGGCCGGCGTGGGCCGCGTGCTGGAGCGGCGGCGCGGCGCCCGCCCTCGCGCGCCACTGCCCGCGCACCGCCTCGACCGGGCGGCCGAGGGGCTGGCCGCGGCGCTGGCCCGGCAGTACGGCAAGGAGGACCAGCTCGCCCTCTCGCCGGTGAGCACCCCCACCCCCATCCCCGTACGCTGGCAGGCCGCCGACCCGCTGGTCGCGGACCACGAGCCGAACGTGCTCGGCCACCCGGCGGGGGGTCACCCGGCGGGCGGCAGCCACCCGGCCGTTGACGGCCACCCCGCTGACGGCGGCCACCCGCCCGACGGCAGACACCCGGCGAACAGCGGTGATTCGTCCGGATCGCTGGACGCGGAGGGCGAGTTCGCCGGGACCGCCGCGTTCTTCGCCTCGCTTCCCCGGCAGCGGCTGGTCCTCCTGGGCGCGCCCGGCGCGGGGAAGACCGTCCTCGCCTACCGGCTGGCGCGCACCCTCCTGGAGGCGCGCGGCCCCGCCTCCGCCGCGCCCGTTCCCGTCGTACTGCCGCTGGCCTCGTGGAATCCGGGCGGGGACCAGGGGCTGTGGCAGTGGGCGGCCGAGCGGCTGTGCGCCGAGCACCCCGTGCCGCTGCCCACGCCCAAGGCCGCGCTCGACCTGATCGAGTCCGGCCGGGTGCTGCCCGTGCTCGACGGCTTCGACGAGCTCCCCCACTCCGCGCAGGCGGGCGCGCTCCGGCAGTTGCGCGCGAGCCTCGCCGAGCACGCGCGCTGCGTCCTCACCAGCCGTTCCGCCGAGTACACCCAGGCCGTGGACGGCGCCACGCTCCCGCTGCCCGGTGCCGTGGCCATCGAGCTGTGCCCGCTGACCACGGACGACCTGTGGCGCTATCTGCCCCGTACCAGCCGTCGCACCAGCCGCAGCGACCCCACACACACCAAGTGGTCCCCGGTGCTGGAGCGGCTGGCCGACCCCGATGACACGGCACGTGAGACACGGGTGCTGCGCCGGGTGCTCAGCACCCCGCTGATGGTCGCGCTCGCCCGCGTCGCCTACAGCGAGACGGACGCCGACCCCGCCGAACTGTTCGGCGCCGGGCGCTTCACCACCCGGCAGGCCATCGAATGCGACATGGGACTGGAGGAACCCGACACCGTGATCGCCTACGAGTGCGAGAACGTGACCGGCGGGGACCTCACCAGGCTCCGGCAGAGCGACCCCACCCTCGCGGCGGGCCCCCGGCTGCGCCTGCACGCCGCCCAGTTGGACTGTGGGCGCACGTGCTCCCCGGGAGAGACCCGCGCCTTCCTGGAGAGCCGCCCCGGCCCTTCCCGCCTGCCGTGGCGCGAGGACGACGGCGACGAGGCGTTCTACGCGGTGCGGCGCACGGGCGGGACGTACGAGCTGTCCCTGTGGGGCCGGTTCCGCACCGTCTCCGGAGGGACCAGCCAGCTGTGGGTGAGCGCACGCGTGGCCCCCCGGAACGCCGCGCTTGCCCAGAAGATCGTCAACAGCGCGTACACGCAGATCGGCGGCGAGTGA
- a CDS encoding SPFH domain-containing protein: MSLNDSGSSHTQVPGVTGRADAPRLPAPEVREAAAQSIPGGLALLLGLIGFLLGVGAVVGGGSLASGGSAAGGAVLIVLGVILLIGSVFGMAGLNMVAPGEARVVQLFGRYTGTIRADGLRWVNPLTSRTKISTRVRNHETAVLKVNDAYGNPIELAAVIVWQVEDTAQATFSVDDYIEFVSTQTEAAVRHIAIEYPYDAHEETGLSLRGNAEEITEKLAAELTARVRAAGVTIVESRFTHLAYAPEIASAMLQRQQAGAVVAARKLIVEGACGMVEDALARITAQHFVELDEERKASMVSNLLVVLCGDRSPQPVMNTGSLYQ, encoded by the coding sequence ATGAGCCTCAACGACTCCGGCTCGTCGCACACACAGGTCCCGGGGGTCACCGGCCGGGCCGACGCGCCTCGGCTGCCCGCACCCGAAGTGCGGGAGGCCGCCGCGCAGAGCATCCCCGGCGGCCTCGCGCTGCTGCTGGGCCTGATCGGCTTCCTGCTCGGTGTCGGCGCCGTCGTCGGGGGCGGTTCGCTCGCCTCCGGCGGCAGTGCGGCGGGCGGCGCCGTGCTGATCGTCCTGGGTGTCATCCTGCTGATCGGCTCGGTCTTCGGCATGGCGGGGCTCAACATGGTCGCCCCGGGGGAGGCCCGAGTCGTCCAGCTCTTCGGCCGCTACACGGGCACGATCCGCGCCGACGGTCTGCGCTGGGTCAACCCGCTCACCAGCCGTACCAAGATCTCCACCCGGGTGCGCAACCACGAGACCGCCGTTCTCAAGGTCAACGACGCGTACGGCAACCCCATCGAGCTGGCGGCGGTCATCGTCTGGCAGGTCGAGGACACCGCGCAGGCCACCTTCTCGGTGGACGACTACATCGAGTTCGTCTCCACCCAGACCGAGGCCGCGGTCCGCCACATCGCGATCGAGTACCCCTACGACGCCCACGAGGAGACGGGCCTCTCGCTGCGCGGCAACGCCGAGGAGATCACCGAGAAGCTGGCCGCCGAACTGACCGCGCGCGTCCGGGCGGCGGGCGTCACCATCGTCGAGTCCCGCTTCACGCACCTCGCGTACGCGCCCGAGATCGCCTCCGCGATGCTCCAGCGACAGCAGGCGGGCGCCGTGGTCGCGGCGCGCAAGCTGATCGTGGAGGGCGCGTGCGGCATGGTCGAGGACGCGCTCGCCCGGATCACCGCGCAGCACTTCGTGGAGCTGGACGAGGAGCGCAAGGCCAGCATGGTGAGCAACCTGCTCGTCGTGCTGTGCGGCGACCGCTCGCCGCAGCCCGTGATGAACACGGGCTCGCTCTACCAGTGA
- the fomD gene encoding cytidylyl-2-hydroxypropylphosphonate hydrolase, whose translation MTAEPTAPPAHWPTGAHILWRYRANGAAHPHICRPVTVVCDTPELLAVWMAPGTVCVRPELADGTPVHSEPLATRYTKPRRHALGRWTGMGVLKLAQPAEPWSVWLFWDRGWRFKNFYVNLEEPRLRWPGGVDSEDHFLDIEVYPDRRWAWRDEDEFAEAQRVGLMDAAQAERVREAGGRAVAAIRSWGPPFADGWERWRPDPAWPVPELPDDWDRPPFNTCLHRPPGAP comes from the coding sequence ATGACAGCGGAACCCACCGCGCCCCCGGCGCACTGGCCCACGGGAGCCCACATCCTGTGGCGCTACCGCGCCAACGGCGCCGCCCATCCCCATATCTGCCGTCCCGTCACCGTCGTGTGCGACACCCCGGAGCTGCTGGCGGTCTGGATGGCACCGGGCACGGTCTGCGTCAGACCGGAGCTGGCCGACGGCACGCCCGTCCACAGCGAGCCGCTCGCCACCCGCTACACCAAGCCGCGCAGGCACGCGCTCGGCCGGTGGACCGGCATGGGCGTGCTCAAGCTGGCACAGCCCGCGGAGCCCTGGTCGGTGTGGCTGTTCTGGGACCGGGGCTGGCGGTTCAAGAACTTCTACGTGAATCTGGAGGAACCCCGCCTGCGCTGGCCGGGCGGGGTGGACTCGGAGGACCACTTCCTCGACATCGAGGTGTATCCGGACAGGCGCTGGGCATGGCGGGACGAGGACGAGTTCGCCGAGGCCCAGCGCGTGGGCCTGATGGACGCCGCGCAGGCCGAACGGGTCCGCGAGGCCGGCGGGCGCGCCGTGGCGGCGATCCGTTCGTGGGGGCCGCCGTTCGCGGACGGCTGGGAGCGCTGGCGCCCCGACCCGGCGTGGCCGGTGCCCGAACTGCCGGACGACTGGGACAGGCCACCGTTCAACACGTGCCTGCACCGGCCTCCCGGTGCCCCTTGA
- a CDS encoding class II fumarate hydratase yields the protein MNDSTEYRTEHDSMGEVRVPAHAKWRAQTQRAVENFPISGQRLERAHIEALARIKAAAAVVNGRLGVLDGPRAEAVREAAEEVARGDWDEHFPVDVFQTGSGTSSNMNMNEVVATLASERLGADGPDVHPNDHVNASQSSNDVFPSSIHIAATAAVTADLIPALQRLAGSLEAKAEEFAEVVKSGRTHLMDATPVTLGQEFGGYAAQVRHGVERLRASLPRLAELPLGGTAVGTGINTPPGFSADVIAEVARATGLPLTEARDHFEAQGARDGLVETSGQLRTIGVSLTKISNDLRWMASGPRTGLAEIALPDLQPGSSIMPGKVNPVIPEAVLMVAAQVTGNDATVAAAGAAGNFELNVMLPVIAKNVLESVRLLANASRLLAERTVDGITANAERAREFAESSPSVVTPLNKYIGYENAAAVVKKAIAERLTIREAVLGSGYVERGELTLQQLDEALDVLRMTHP from the coding sequence ATGAACGACAGCACTGAGTACAGGACCGAGCACGACTCGATGGGCGAGGTACGGGTGCCCGCGCACGCCAAGTGGCGGGCGCAGACCCAGCGTGCCGTGGAGAACTTCCCCATCAGCGGCCAGCGTCTGGAGCGCGCGCACATCGAGGCGCTGGCCCGTATCAAGGCGGCGGCGGCCGTGGTCAACGGGCGCCTGGGGGTGCTCGACGGACCGCGCGCCGAGGCCGTGCGCGAGGCGGCCGAGGAGGTCGCGCGCGGGGACTGGGACGAGCACTTCCCCGTCGACGTCTTCCAGACCGGCTCGGGCACCTCCTCGAACATGAACATGAACGAGGTCGTGGCGACGCTGGCGAGCGAACGTCTGGGCGCGGACGGCCCCGATGTGCACCCCAACGACCACGTCAACGCCAGCCAGTCCTCCAACGACGTCTTCCCCTCCTCCATCCACATCGCCGCGACGGCCGCCGTCACCGCCGATCTGATCCCGGCACTCCAGCGGCTGGCCGGGTCGCTGGAGGCCAAGGCGGAGGAGTTCGCCGAGGTGGTCAAGTCGGGGCGCACCCACCTGATGGACGCGACGCCGGTCACGCTCGGCCAGGAGTTCGGCGGCTACGCGGCACAGGTCCGGCACGGCGTGGAGCGGCTGCGCGCCTCGCTGCCCCGGCTGGCCGAACTCCCGCTGGGCGGCACGGCCGTAGGCACCGGAATCAACACCCCGCCCGGATTCTCGGCCGACGTCATCGCGGAGGTGGCCCGCGCCACCGGGCTGCCGCTGACCGAGGCGCGCGACCACTTCGAGGCGCAGGGCGCCCGCGACGGCCTGGTGGAGACCTCGGGCCAGCTCAGGACCATCGGGGTGAGCCTCACCAAGATCTCCAACGACCTGCGCTGGATGGCCTCCGGGCCGCGCACGGGGCTGGCCGAGATCGCCCTGCCCGACCTCCAGCCGGGCTCCTCGATCATGCCGGGGAAGGTCAACCCCGTGATCCCGGAGGCCGTCTTGATGGTGGCGGCCCAGGTCACGGGCAACGACGCGACGGTGGCCGCGGCCGGCGCCGCGGGCAACTTCGAGCTGAACGTGATGCTTCCGGTGATCGCCAAGAATGTGCTGGAGTCGGTGCGGCTGCTGGCCAACGCCTCCCGCCTGCTGGCCGAGCGCACCGTGGACGGGATCACCGCGAACGCGGAGCGCGCCCGGGAGTTCGCCGAGTCCTCCCCCTCCGTCGTCACTCCGCTCAACAAGTACATCGGCTACGAGAACGCGGCGGCCGTCGTCAAGAAGGCCATCGCCGAACGCCTCACCATCCGGGAGGCCGTGCTGGGAAGCGGCTACGTCGAGCGGGGCGAGCTGACGCTCCAGCAGTTGGACGAGGCCCTGGACGTCCTGCGGATGACGCACCCCTGA
- a CDS encoding alkyl hydroperoxide reductase, with product MALDDLKQALPDYAKDLKLNLGSVIGNSELPKQQLWGTVLACAIASRSGIALRALEPEAKENLSEEAYTAAKSAAAVMAMNNVFYRTRHLLSDPEYGTLRAGLRMNVIGNPGVEKTDFELWSLAVSAINGCGQCLDSHEQVLRKAGVDRETIQEAIKIASVVQAVGVTLDAEAQLA from the coding sequence ATGGCTCTCGATGACCTGAAGCAGGCCCTTCCGGACTACGCGAAGGACCTCAAGCTCAACCTCGGCTCCGTCATAGGAAACTCCGAGCTGCCCAAGCAGCAGCTGTGGGGCACCGTGCTGGCCTGCGCCATCGCGTCCCGCTCCGGCATCGCGCTGCGCGCGCTGGAGCCGGAGGCCAAGGAGAACCTGAGCGAGGAGGCGTACACCGCCGCGAAGTCGGCTGCCGCCGTCATGGCGATGAACAACGTCTTCTACCGCACCCGGCACCTGCTGTCGGACCCCGAGTACGGCACGCTCCGTGCGGGGCTGCGGATGAACGTCATCGGCAACCCCGGTGTCGAGAAGACCGACTTCGAGCTGTGGTCGCTCGCCGTCTCCGCGATCAACGGCTGCGGGCAGTGCCTCGACTCGCACGAGCAGGTGCTGCGCAAGGCCGGTGTCGACCGCGAGACGATTCAGGAGGCGATCAAGATCGCCTCCGTCGTCCAGGCGGTCGGCGTCACTCTCGACGCGGAGGCGCAGCTCGCGTAG